The nucleotide window TCTTAAATTACATTTTGGACTCTACGCTATCAGGCTTGGAGATTCTATGCCATCTTTTGTTTTGCAGAGTCGAAGAATGGACAACCGATCCTCAGGATAGGTCATTAAAATTAGGTCATCAGGGATCTGACCTCCAGGGCCCCTGCCACTCATTTCCtagaccccttaaaggggtactccggtgaaaaacttttttttatttatttatttatttaaatcaactggtgccagaaagttaaacagttttgtaaatgacttctattaaaaaatcttaatccttccagtacttattagctgctgaatattacagaggaaattcatttctttttggaacaccgagctctctgctgacatcatgaccacagtgctctctgctgagatctctgtccattttaggaactgtccagagcagcatatgtttgctatggggattttctcctactgacagaggacaccatggacagaggtgtcagcagagagcactgtgctcgtgatgtcagcagagagctctgtgttccaaaaagaaaagaatttcctctgtagtattcagcagctaataagtactggaaggtttaagattttttaatagaagtaaatttacaaatctgttggcctttctggcaccagttgatttaaaaaaaaaaaaaaaaaaaaaagtttcccaccggagtacccctttaaatgctaatTATTCTTGAAatatttttccgttttttcacctTGGGGTCTCGATATGACATCTTCATTTCTTTTTTCTCCTTAGACATCACCTCCACGTTACAGCTACTTAACGATTCGGCCAACCAGAACCTGTTTGACTGGCAGCCTCCTAAGGGATGTGTTCGCTGCGCGGTGGTGGGAAACGGGGGGATCCTGAACGGTTCCCGGAAGGGGAAGGAGATCGATGCGCACGACTATGTTTTCAGGTACAGGATATGTCATGTTATTCTTATGGCTGCACACTGTTGAAACATTATCAACAACGCCCTCTGCTGGTCAATAggatgggctgtgtgtagcagagtgagggtggaagttctcccctgtatggcttcagatgatgtcacacctgctggggaacgccccttcccagtctgtgaatctgactgagactaagcagaaaatacagagcgatatcaaggtagaaaactaaaaaataatgaaaataaagtcagggggtggtttatcatgatgggggcagtgacctgggacgATAATAACATTTAAGAAGATCATGACATGTAAAGAGCTGCAGTGTGGTAGTTTGTGCACATTGCTGTACATTTACAGTGGAGCTATTAAGAGAGCACAGGCGCTGAACTCGCTTCATAGGGGGCGAGTACCGGCTGCTATTAGCAGTCAGGGACTCGCCGCTAATGGCGGAAATCAGGGACCAGTGATATCTACCATTAAACCTTTACATGCTGTGAACAAtgtcgatcacggcatctgtaggGAAAATGGAGGTCCTGGTGAGTTTGGGGGGGTTGAAGGGTCATAATGGAGCCCTACAGTGCGATTGGAGGAAGGTCTCGTCGTATCACTATAGGCTGcacacacatatctatcatatatatctTTTGTATTCTGTTCTTGTACATTTAGGCTGAACGGTGCGGTGATAAAAGGATTCGAGGAGGATGTTGGCACAAAAACTTCATTTTACGGTTTCACGGTCAACACCATGAAGAATTCTCTGATCGCCTACAATGAATACGGCTTCACGGAAACCCCCAAAGGGCAGGTAAGGATCTAAATAACTACAAAAGGACGCAAGCGCCAATGACACGGTTATAGGAGACTATTGAGAAATAGTGTAGGAAGTGTTCACTATCTTCTACTGCAGTTTTTGcccaccggggtgcctccagctgttgcaaaactacaaatcccagcatgttcggcattctatgagttgtagttttgcaacagcttgaggcatccTGCACGGACATTTTGTGTGTACCCGAATTTATTGGAGCTAGGACCACTAGGACATACGGTCCCCACAGGCTGCTGGGACATGCGCGGACTCCACAGGCTGCTGGGACATGCGCGGACTCCACAGGCTGCTGGGACATGCGCGGACTCCACAGGCTGCTGGGACATGCGCGGACTCCACAGGCTGCTGGGACATGCGCGGACTCCACAGGCTGCTGGGACATGCGCGGACTCCACAGGCTGCTGGGACATGCGCGGACTCCACAGGCTGCTGGGACATGCGCGGACTCCACAGGCTGCTGGGACATGCGCGGACTCCACAGGCTGCTGGGACATGCGCAGTCTCCACAGGCTGCTGGGAcatgcgctgtctccatagactgCTGGGAcatgcgctgtctccatagactgCTGGGAcatgcgctgtctccatagactgCTGGGAcatgcgctgtctccatagactgCTGGGAcatgcgctgtctccatagactgCTGGGAcatgcgctgtctccatagactgCTGGGAcatgcgctgtctccatagactgCTGGGAcatgcgctgtctccatagactgCTGGGAcatgcgctgtctccatagactgCTGGGAcatgcgctgtctccatagactgCTGGGAcatgcgctgtctccatagactgCTGGGAcatgcgctgtctccatagactgCTGGGAcatgcgctgtctccatagactgCTGGGAcatgcgctgtctccatagactgCTGGGAcatgcgctgtctccatagactgCTGGGAcatgcgctgtctccatagactgCTGGGAcatgcgctgtctccatagactgCTGGGAcatgcgctgtctccatagactgCTGGGACATGCACTGTCTCCATAGACTGCTGGGACATGCGCAGTCTCCATAGACTGCTGGGACATGCGCAGTCTCCATAGACTGCTGGGACATGCGCAGTCTCCATAGACTGCTGGGAcatgcgctgtctccatagactgCTGGGACatgtgctgtctccatagactGCTGGGACATGTGCAGTCTCCATAGACTGCTGGGACatgtgctgtctccatagactGCTGGGACatgtgctgtctccatagactGCTGGGACatgtgctgtctccatagactGCTGGGACatgtgctgtctccatagactGCTGGGAcatgcgctgtctccatagactgCTGGGAcatgcgctgtctccatagactgCTGGGAcatgcgctgtctccatagactgCTGGGACATGCGCGATCTCCTTTGACTGCTGGGACatgtgctgtctccatagactGCTGGGACATGCGCGATCTCCTTTGACTGCTGGGACAAAGTCTGCTGGATTCCGGATTTCCGCGGAAGAAAATTCATGAAACTGTCCGCATTGATCAGGTGCTTAAATATATTTCTCTTGTATTTTATAGGCACTTCGATACATCTTTATACCATCAGACATCAGGGACTACGTCATGCTACGTTCCGGCATTTTAGGAGTCCCCATCCCAAGTGGTGCCGACCTAGGAGATAAGTAAGTGGGATTTGGTATATTGAAATTGATATCCGTACGATCCCAGAGACCCAGTGCCTTCTTATATTTTGTATTTTAGGCCTTCTGCGTATTACGGGCCCGAGGCCAAAGCAAAGAAATTTAAACTCCTTCACCCGGACTTTCTCCTCTACACCAGAGACAGGTCGCTAAATATTtactacatacatatatgtaaaataAGGCGcaactagtatatatatatatatatatatatatatatatatatatatatatatatatatatatatatatataaacaatgggggagatttatcaatacctgtctaggagagaagttgctgagttgcccatagcaaccaatcaaatcactactttcatttttgaaaaggcctctggaaaatgaaagcagtgatctgattggttgctatgggcaactcagcaacttttcctctagacaggttttgataaatctccccccaataagcgtacaacagtggtctcaaaagtgtagccctccagctgttgcaaaactacaactcccccaaAGCCTTGGCACCTCTATGGGCATCATACATGTCCACCTGCTTCCATGGAGGCAGAGTTacactatagcagtggtcttcaaaactgtggacctccagatgttgcaaaactacaactcccagcagttttgcaacatctggaggtccgcagtttggggTGATAGAAGGCCGGAATGCATTATTTTCCTATAGGTACATTCACTGCTGTAActccgctttaaccccttaaggaccggaggtttttccgtttttgcattttcattttttgctccttgcctttaaaaaatcataactctttcaaatttacacctaaaaatccatatgatggcttattttttgcgccaccaattctactttgtaatgacgtcagtcattttgcccaaaaatctatggtgaagcgggaaaaaaaatcattgtgcgacaaaattgaaaaaaaaaaacgctgttttgtaacttttgggggcttccgtttctacgtagtacatttttcggtaaaaatgacaccttctctttattctgtaggtccatacgattaaaatgatatcctacttatataggtttgattttgtcggacttctggaaaaaatcataactacatgcaggaaaattaatacgtttaaaattgtcatcttctgacccctataactttttatttttccgtgtatggggcagtatgagggctcattttttgcgccgtgatctgaagtttttaacggtaccatttttgcattgataggacttattgatcactttttattcatttttaaatgatataaaaagtgaccaaaaatgcactattttggactttggaatttttttgcgcgcacgccattgaccgagcggtttaattaatgatatatttttataattcggacatttacgcacgcggtgataccatatatgtttatttttatttacactgtgttttttttttattggaaaaggggagtgattcaaacttttaataggggaggagttaaatgatctttattcacttttttttttcactttttttttgcagtgttataggtcccatagggacctataacactgcacacactgatcattgttatcccatatggacctataacactgcacacactgatcattgttgtcctatagggacctataacactgcacacactgatctcttatactgatcattgttatcccatagggacctataacactgcacacactgatctcttatactgatcattgttatcccatagggacctataacactgcacacactgatcattgttatcccatagggacctataacactgcacacactgatcattgttatcccatagggacctataacactgcacacactgatcattgttatcccatagggacctataacactgcacacactgatcattgttatcccatagggacctataacactgcacacactgatcattgttatcccatagggacctataacactgcacacactgatcttcatcattgatcactggtttctcataagaaaccagtgatcaacgattctgccgcatgactgctcatccctggatctcaggcactgagcagtcattcggcgatcggacagcgaggaggcaggaaggggccctcccgctgtcctgtcagctgttcgggatgccgcgattagccgcggctatcctgaacagcccgactgagctagccgggaactttcactttcacttttagccgcgcggctcagctttgagcgcgcggctaaagggttaatagcgtgcggcgccgcgattggcgctgcgcgctattagaggcgggtcccggcttcactatgacgccgggcccgccatgatatgacgcggggttactgtgtaaccccgcgttatatcagaagagcaggaccaaggacgtaccggtacgtccttggtccttaaggggttaaaggggtactccggtgaaaactttaaaaatcaactggtgccagaaagttaaacagatttgtaaatggcttctattaaaaaaatcttaatccttccagtactcattagctgctgaatactacagaggaaattattttctttttggaacacagagctctctgctgacatcacgagcacagtgctctctgctgacatctctgtccattttaggaactgtccagagtaggagaaaatccccatagaaaacatatgctgttctggacagttcctaaaatggacagagatgtcagcagagagcactgtggtcatgatgtcagcagagagcaccgtggttatgatatcagcagagagctctgtgttccaaaaagaaaataatttcctctgaagtattcagcagctaataagtactggaaggattaagattttttttttttattgaagtaatttacaaatctgtttaactttcagtcattacaaataaataaataaataaataaataaataaagttttccatcgaagtacccctttaaaggggtattccaggcaaaacctttttttttatatatatatatatatatatcaactggctccggaaagttaaacagatttgtaaattacttctattaaaaaaaatgtatccttccaatagttattagcttctgaaagttttctgtctaactcctcaatgatgatgtcacgtcccgggagctgtgcatgatgggagaatatccccataggaactgcacagctcccgggacgtgagtcatcagaaagcagttagacagaaaacaacaactcaacttcagaagctaataactattggaaggattaagattttttaatagaagtaatttacaaatctgtttaactttccggagccagttgatatataaaaaaaagttttggcctggaatacccctttaatgtcattctcATTTTACAGATTCTTAAAGTCGAATATATTGAAGTCAGAATATGCGCACCTGTATATGCCCAGTACTGGAGGACTGATGCTACTGTCTGCactacacacctgtgatcaggtaagactttttttgtttaaatcagttttttccccatatttttaaagaaattttgggtgattttattttttctcattatcttaaaggggtactccggtggaaaacatttttttttttttgtaaatcaactggtgccagaaagttaaaggggtactccggtgaaaaccttttttcttttaaatcaactggtggcagaaagttaaacagatttgtaaattacttctattaaaaaatcttaatccttcctgtacttattagcggctgaatgctacagaggaatttcttttctttttcgaatgctctctgatgacatcacgagcatagttttctctgctgacgttattataataataataataataataataacgctttatttattgttgtccttagtgggatttgaacccagcagtgctaaccactgagccaccatgctgcccttagcatacatctgctatgcacggttgctaaaatggacagagatgtcagcagagagcactgtgctcgtgatgtcatcagtgttccaaaaagaaaggaatctcctctgtagcattcagcagctaataagtactggaaggattaagattttttaatagaagtaatttacaaatatgtttaactttctgccaccagttgatttaaaagaaaaaaggagtacccctttaaacagatttgtaaatgacttctactaaaaaatctttacccttccagtactttttagcagctgtgtgctacagaggaaattcctttctttttgaatttcttttttgtcttgtctacagtgctctctgctgacacctctgtctgtctcaggaactgtccagagtaggagcaattccccatagcaaacctatgctgctctggacagttcctgagacaggcagaggtgtcagaaagcaaagaacaactcaacttcagcagctgataagtactggtaggattaaaaaaaattaatagaagtaatttacaaatctgtttaactttccggagccagttgatatgaaaaaaaatcattttcaccggagtacccttttaagtgaaTAGGACAGCTCCCGTCCATTGTTGTCTATGGTCCATGTGTCCTGCTGTAAAGCTTCGTCCCTAATAATCTGTCTTCTTTACAGGTCGATGCCTATGGATTCATCACCAAGAATTACAGCCAGTTCTCCGATCATTACTTTGAAAAAACCAAGAGGGAGCTTGAATTCTACGCCAACCACGACATGATCATGGAAATGCACTTGTGGAGCAAACTCCATCAGAAAGGAATCATGACTTTGTACCAACGATGAAGAAATGGGGGGGTTCTGCCCATATGGACTTGTGAGAATATGGAGGCCGGATTCTTCCAAGATCTAAAGGACTTACTGCGATGTGG belongs to Hyla sarda isolate aHylSar1 chromosome 13, aHylSar1.hap1, whole genome shotgun sequence and includes:
- the ST6GALNAC2 gene encoding alpha-N-acetylgalactosaminide alpha-2,6-sialyltransferase 2, translated to MRLRWIKLLSLMVGLTVSAVFYSHYYTSLVTSSRQVDPEQDWLLHQKSRISQESTEKAAREHAGNLQPGPVPQPISKGSNESQHNKEMDQKRDSEKKTAVMEIQSDVKPTPKPVCPTSLRFRVQNDLYFKKLFDFDVPVLMWDVHLTEDTKKNLSQRPVPYGWKDLPLEDITSTLQLLNDSANQNLFDWQPPKGCVRCAVVGNGGILNGSRKGKEIDAHDYVFRLNGAVIKGFEEDVGTKTSFYGFTVNTMKNSLIAYNEYGFTETPKGQALRYIFIPSDIRDYVMLRSGILGVPIPSGADLGDKPSAYYGPEAKAKKFKLLHPDFLLYTRDRFLKSNILKSEYAHLYMPSTGGLMLLSALHTCDQVDAYGFITKNYSQFSDHYFEKTKRELEFYANHDMIMEMHLWSKLHQKGIMTLYQR